A stretch of Primulina huaijiensis isolate GDHJ02 unplaced genomic scaffold, ASM1229523v2 scaffold15883, whole genome shotgun sequence DNA encodes these proteins:
- the LOC140965893 gene encoding inorganic pyrophosphatase TTM1-like isoform X1, with translation MAREALPGVESPRRRSGLLRDQVQLVKSKDSDRFEIVPIHDPLSFEKGFFLTVRACQLLAQKNDGMVLVGLAGPSGAGKTVMTEKILNFMPSIAVINMDNYNDATRIIDGNFDDPRLTDYDTLLENIRDLKAENPVQIPIYDFVSSSRIGYRTLEVPSSRIVIIEGIYALSEKLRPLLDLRVSVTGGVHFDLVKRVLRDIQRAGQEPEEIIHQISETVYPMYKAFIEPDLRTAHIKIINKFNPFSGFQNPAYILKSTKAVTVDQIKDVFSGDYKETSEETYDIYLLPPGEDPEACQSYLRMRNMDGKYNLMFEEWVTDSPFIISPRITFEVSVRLLGGLMALGYTIASILKRSSHVFSNDKICVKTDWLEQLNRKYVQVQGRDRLYVKYVAEELGLDGSFVPRTYIEQIQLEKLINDVMALPDDLKTKLSIDDDLASSPKEALSRASADRRVKFLNRGIPHSYSTQRDKNIPKLTKLAVNSRRYDGRTPDSPAALANQGIVSQLSEQISTLNERMDEFTSRIEELNSKFSARKVSASQQNLAMQAEACVASMPTSLFVSGIGNSSSTGSLLPNSLSSSQLVKESPFMEEILLIARGQRQIMHQIDNLSNLLHEYFGERSHQGRTSHSGGMTDMGVSIGVPLLVSLAIGGIGLVLLKTVTSQK, from the exons ATGGCTCGGGAAGCTCTTCCAGGTGTTGAATCTCCTAGGAGGCGCTCAGGCCTGTTGAGAGATCAAGTGCAATTAGTTAAAAGTAAAGATTCTGATCGATTTGAGATTGTTCCAATCCACGATCCTTTGTCATTTGAGAAGGGTTTCTTTTTAACTGTTCGTGCATGCCAGTTATTGGCTCAAAAGAATGATGGAATGGTATTAGTGGGGCTGGCTGGTCCGTCTGGAGCTGGAAAGACAGTGATGACCGAGAAGATCCTCAATTTTATGCCGAGCATCGCTGTTATAAATATGGATAACTATAATGATGCAACCCGCATTATTGATGGAAACTTTGATG ATCCGCGCTTGACAGACTATGACACTCTGCTTGAGAATATCCGTGATCTGAAAGCAGAAAACCCTGTTCAAATTCCCATCTATGATTTTGTCTCTAGCTCTCGAATAGGCTACAG GACCCTGGAAGTTCCCAGCTCCCGCATTGTTATTATAGAAGGGATATATGCTTTGAGTGAAAAATTACGGCCTTTACTAGACCTCCGTGTCTCTGTTACCGGTGGAGTGCACTTTGACCTTGTAAAACGTGTTCTGAGGGATATCCAACGTGCTGGACAAGAACCTGAAGAGATAATTCACCAAATATCGGAAACA GTATATCCCATGTACAAGGCTTTTATTGAGCCAGATCTACGAACAgcacatataaaaataattaataaatttaatccATTCTCTGGATTTCAGAATCCGGCGTATATTTTAAAG TCAACAAAGGCAGTTACAGTGGATCAAATTAAGGATGTCTTTTCTGGAGATTATAAAGAAACTAGTGAGGAAACTTATGATATATATCTTCTTCCACCTGGTGAAGATCCTGAGGCATGCCAGTCTTATTTGAGGATGAGGAACATGGATGGCAAATACAATCTCATGTTTGAG GAATGGGTCACGGATAGCCCCTTCATTATATCCCCACGAATTACTTTTGAAGTTAGTGTGCGCCTTCTTGGTGGGCTGATGGCACTGGGGTATACAATAGCATCTATCCTTAAAAGAAGCAGCCATGTTTTCTCCAATGATAAAATCTGTGTAAAAACTGATTGGCTGGAGCAACTAAATCGCAAGTATGTCCAG GTACAAGGAAGAGATCGGTTGTATGTGAAATATGTAGCCGAGGAGTTGGGTTTGGATGGCTCATTTGTTCCACGCACTTACATAGAGCAAATTCAATTGGAAAAACTTATTAATGACGTTATG GCACTACCTGATGATTTGAAGACGAAACTCAGTATAGATGATGATTTGGCTTCCAGTCCTAAAGAAGCTCTGTCCCGAGCCTCTGCAGATAGAAGAGTGAAGTTCCTCAATCG TGGCATCCCACACTCATACTCTACACAGCGTGATAAAAATATACCAAAGCTAACAAAACTTGCTGTCAACAGTAGGAGGTATGATGGAAGAACCCCAGATTCACCAGCAGCCCTTGCTAATCAG GGAATTGTCAGTCAGTTATCTGAACAAATTTCGACATTGAATGAGCGAATGGATGAGTTTACGTCACGAATTGAAGagctaaattcaaaattttctgcAAGGAAAGTGTCTGCTAGTCAACAAAATTTGGCGATGCAGGCTGAAGCTTGCGTTGCCTCCATGCCCACTTCTCTTTTTGTGTCTGGCATAGGCAATAGCTCATCGACTGGTTCACTTCTACCCAATTCCTTATCATCTTCCCAATTGGTGAAGGAGTCTCCTTTTATGGAAGAG ATTTTACTTATTGCTCGGGGACAGCGCCAAATTATGCATCAGATAGACAATCTTAGCAATCTCCTGCACGAGTATTTTGGAGAAAGATCTCATCAAGGACGAACTAGTCATTCCGGTGGTATGACAGACATGGGAGTATCCATTGGCGTTCCTTTACTTGTTTCTTTGGCAATTGGCGGCATCGGACTCGTGCTGCTCAAAACTGTGACATCTCAAAAATAA
- the LOC140965893 gene encoding inorganic pyrophosphatase TTM1-like isoform X2: MVLVGLAGPSGAGKTVMTEKILNFMPSIAVINMDNYNDATRIIDGNFDDPRLTDYDTLLENIRDLKAENPVQIPIYDFVSSSRIGYRTLEVPSSRIVIIEGIYALSEKLRPLLDLRVSVTGGVHFDLVKRVLRDIQRAGQEPEEIIHQISETVYPMYKAFIEPDLRTAHIKIINKFNPFSGFQNPAYILKSTKAVTVDQIKDVFSGDYKETSEETYDIYLLPPGEDPEACQSYLRMRNMDGKYNLMFEEWVTDSPFIISPRITFEVSVRLLGGLMALGYTIASILKRSSHVFSNDKICVKTDWLEQLNRKYVQVQGRDRLYVKYVAEELGLDGSFVPRTYIEQIQLEKLINDVMALPDDLKTKLSIDDDLASSPKEALSRASADRRVKFLNRGIPHSYSTQRDKNIPKLTKLAVNSRRYDGRTPDSPAALANQGIVSQLSEQISTLNERMDEFTSRIEELNSKFSARKVSASQQNLAMQAEACVASMPTSLFVSGIGNSSSTGSLLPNSLSSSQLVKESPFMEEILLIARGQRQIMHQIDNLSNLLHEYFGERSHQGRTSHSGGMTDMGVSIGVPLLVSLAIGGIGLVLLKTVTSQK; this comes from the exons ATGGTATTAGTGGGGCTGGCTGGTCCGTCTGGAGCTGGAAAGACAGTGATGACCGAGAAGATCCTCAATTTTATGCCGAGCATCGCTGTTATAAATATGGATAACTATAATGATGCAACCCGCATTATTGATGGAAACTTTGATG ATCCGCGCTTGACAGACTATGACACTCTGCTTGAGAATATCCGTGATCTGAAAGCAGAAAACCCTGTTCAAATTCCCATCTATGATTTTGTCTCTAGCTCTCGAATAGGCTACAG GACCCTGGAAGTTCCCAGCTCCCGCATTGTTATTATAGAAGGGATATATGCTTTGAGTGAAAAATTACGGCCTTTACTAGACCTCCGTGTCTCTGTTACCGGTGGAGTGCACTTTGACCTTGTAAAACGTGTTCTGAGGGATATCCAACGTGCTGGACAAGAACCTGAAGAGATAATTCACCAAATATCGGAAACA GTATATCCCATGTACAAGGCTTTTATTGAGCCAGATCTACGAACAgcacatataaaaataattaataaatttaatccATTCTCTGGATTTCAGAATCCGGCGTATATTTTAAAG TCAACAAAGGCAGTTACAGTGGATCAAATTAAGGATGTCTTTTCTGGAGATTATAAAGAAACTAGTGAGGAAACTTATGATATATATCTTCTTCCACCTGGTGAAGATCCTGAGGCATGCCAGTCTTATTTGAGGATGAGGAACATGGATGGCAAATACAATCTCATGTTTGAG GAATGGGTCACGGATAGCCCCTTCATTATATCCCCACGAATTACTTTTGAAGTTAGTGTGCGCCTTCTTGGTGGGCTGATGGCACTGGGGTATACAATAGCATCTATCCTTAAAAGAAGCAGCCATGTTTTCTCCAATGATAAAATCTGTGTAAAAACTGATTGGCTGGAGCAACTAAATCGCAAGTATGTCCAG GTACAAGGAAGAGATCGGTTGTATGTGAAATATGTAGCCGAGGAGTTGGGTTTGGATGGCTCATTTGTTCCACGCACTTACATAGAGCAAATTCAATTGGAAAAACTTATTAATGACGTTATG GCACTACCTGATGATTTGAAGACGAAACTCAGTATAGATGATGATTTGGCTTCCAGTCCTAAAGAAGCTCTGTCCCGAGCCTCTGCAGATAGAAGAGTGAAGTTCCTCAATCG TGGCATCCCACACTCATACTCTACACAGCGTGATAAAAATATACCAAAGCTAACAAAACTTGCTGTCAACAGTAGGAGGTATGATGGAAGAACCCCAGATTCACCAGCAGCCCTTGCTAATCAG GGAATTGTCAGTCAGTTATCTGAACAAATTTCGACATTGAATGAGCGAATGGATGAGTTTACGTCACGAATTGAAGagctaaattcaaaattttctgcAAGGAAAGTGTCTGCTAGTCAACAAAATTTGGCGATGCAGGCTGAAGCTTGCGTTGCCTCCATGCCCACTTCTCTTTTTGTGTCTGGCATAGGCAATAGCTCATCGACTGGTTCACTTCTACCCAATTCCTTATCATCTTCCCAATTGGTGAAGGAGTCTCCTTTTATGGAAGAG ATTTTACTTATTGCTCGGGGACAGCGCCAAATTATGCATCAGATAGACAATCTTAGCAATCTCCTGCACGAGTATTTTGGAGAAAGATCTCATCAAGGACGAACTAGTCATTCCGGTGGTATGACAGACATGGGAGTATCCATTGGCGTTCCTTTACTTGTTTCTTTGGCAATTGGCGGCATCGGACTCGTGCTGCTCAAAACTGTGACATCTCAAAAATAA